A genomic stretch from Chloroflexota bacterium includes:
- the sucC gene encoding ADP-forming succinate--CoA ligase subunit beta codes for MKLHEYQSKLLFAQRGIPIPKGRVAATAQEAREIAAELGGRVVIKSQVLVGGRGKAGGIKVAKNLQDAEEFAAQILAMTIKGLPVRKVLVDEAAEIKTEIYLGVTNDRAAKCPVMMASSAGGVDIETVAAETPDKIIREHINPFLGLRDYQARNLAAGIGLAREHWKAFGQIAAGLYQTYWDTDATLAEINPLVINGANQVVALDGKIVVDDNALFRHPDLAEMRDVDEEAPAEIEARKYGLSYVNLDGEIGCMVNGAGLAMGTMDIISHFGGKPANFLDVGGGATADKVAAALRIILSDKNVKAVLFNIFGGITRCDEVARGILKALDEVKTDVPMVVRLVGTNEEEGRQLLAEAKMTTATSLADAAKKAVAAAKG; via the coding sequence TTGAAACTTCACGAGTATCAATCTAAATTACTTTTTGCTCAACGCGGCATCCCAATTCCAAAAGGGCGGGTGGCGGCCACGGCGCAGGAAGCGCGTGAGATCGCCGCCGAGTTGGGGGGCCGGGTGGTCATCAAATCGCAAGTGCTGGTCGGCGGTCGAGGCAAGGCCGGCGGCATCAAGGTGGCGAAAAATTTGCAAGACGCCGAGGAGTTCGCGGCGCAGATTCTGGCGATGACGATCAAAGGCCTGCCGGTTCGCAAAGTGCTGGTGGACGAAGCGGCTGAGATCAAGACTGAAATTTATCTGGGCGTGACCAACGACCGGGCGGCCAAGTGCCCGGTGATGATGGCCTCGTCGGCGGGCGGGGTGGATATTGAAACCGTGGCCGCCGAGACGCCGGACAAGATCATCCGCGAACACATCAACCCCTTTTTGGGCTTGCGCGATTATCAGGCCCGCAACCTGGCGGCGGGCATCGGCCTGGCGCGCGAACACTGGAAGGCCTTCGGCCAGATTGCCGCCGGGCTGTATCAAACTTACTGGGACACCGACGCCACGCTGGCCGAGATCAACCCGCTGGTGATCAACGGCGCTAATCAGGTGGTGGCGTTGGACGGCAAGATTGTGGTGGACGACAACGCCCTCTTCCGTCACCCCGACCTGGCCGAGATGCGCGACGTGGACGAAGAAGCGCCCGCCGAGATTGAAGCGCGCAAGTACGGCCTGTCCTACGTGAATCTCGACGGCGAGATCGGGTGCATGGTGAACGGCGCCGGGCTGGCGATGGGCACGATGGACATCATCAGCCACTTTGGCGGCAAACCGGCCAACTTTCTCGACGTGGGCGGCGGGGCCACCGCCGATAAAGTGGCCGCCGCGTTGCGCATCATCCTCTCGGATAAAAACGTAAAAGCTGTGCTCTTCAACATCTTTGGCGGCATCACCCGTTGCGATGAAGTGGCGCGGGGCATCCTGAAGGCGCTGGACGAAGTGAAGACGGATGTGCCCATGGTGGTTCGCTTGGTGGGCACGAATGAAGAAGAAGGCCGCCAGCTTTTGGCCGAGGCCAAAATGACGACGGCCACTTCACTGGCCGACGCGGCTAAAAAAGCAGTGGCGGCGGCGAAAGGATAA
- the sucD gene encoding succinate--CoA ligase subunit alpha, whose product MSILVNKDTRVMVQGITGREGAFHAQQMLAYGTKVVAGVTPGKGGEWACDGKVPVFDTCKSAVESTGADCALIYVPARFAADAIFEAADSGVSLIVCITEGVPVQDMMKVRNYLDQKKVHLIGPNCPGLLTPGEAKVGIIPGYIARPGSVGIVARSGTLTYEVIYAITQSGMGQSSCVGIGGDPVKGLNFIDVLAMFEDDPHTDRVVLIGEIGGNDEERAAEFIAEHMTKPVVAFIAGQTAPPGKRMGHAGAIVEGGSGLASDKIAALEQAHVKVAKHPEEIPALLA is encoded by the coding sequence ATGAGCATTCTTGTAAACAAAGACACGCGGGTGATGGTTCAAGGCATTACGGGCCGCGAGGGCGCGTTTCATGCCCAGCAAATGCTGGCCTATGGCACGAAAGTCGTGGCCGGCGTCACGCCCGGCAAAGGCGGCGAGTGGGCCTGTGACGGCAAAGTGCCGGTCTTCGACACCTGCAAATCGGCAGTCGAGTCCACCGGGGCCGACTGTGCCTTGATTTACGTCCCGGCCCGGTTTGCGGCGGATGCGATATTTGAAGCCGCCGACTCCGGGGTATCGTTGATCGTCTGCATCACCGAAGGCGTGCCGGTGCAGGACATGATGAAGGTGCGTAACTATCTCGATCAGAAGAAGGTTCATCTGATCGGCCCCAATTGCCCCGGCTTGCTCACACCGGGCGAGGCCAAAGTTGGCATCATTCCCGGTTACATCGCCCGGCCCGGCAGTGTGGGCATTGTGGCCCGCAGTGGCACGCTCACCTACGAAGTGATCTACGCCATCACTCAGAGCGGGATGGGCCAATCGTCGTGTGTCGGAATCGGCGGCGACCCTGTGAAAGGCTTGAACTTTATTGATGTGCTGGCGATGTTTGAAGATGATCCGCACACCGACCGGGTGGTTTTGATCGGCGAGATTGGCGGCAACGACGAAGAGAGGGCCGCCGAGTTCATTGCCGAGCACATGACCAAGCCGGTGGTGGCCTTCATTGCCGGCCAGACCGCGCCGCCCGGCAAGCGCATGGGCCACGCCGGGGCCATCGTCGAAGGCGGCTCCGGCCTGGCCTCAGACAAGATTGCCGCCCTTGAACAGGCGCATGTCAAAGTGGCCAAGCATCCAGAGGAAATTCCGGCGTTGCTTGCCTGA